The following coding sequences lie in one Glycine soja cultivar W05 chromosome 16, ASM419377v2, whole genome shotgun sequence genomic window:
- the LOC114388907 gene encoding ubiquitin-conjugating enzyme E2-17 kDa-like isoform X2: MALKRINMELKDLQKDPPASCSAGPVANDMFHWQATIMGPIDSPFAGGVFLVSIHFPPDYPFKPPKVSFRTKVFHPNINSNGSICLDILKEQWSAALTISKVSFCTKVFHPNINSNGSIYLDILKEQWSVTLTISKVLLSICSLLTDPNQMIL, from the exons ATGGCCTTGAAACGAATCAATATGGAATTGAAGGACCTGCAGAAAGACCCCCCTGCGTCCTGTAGTGCTG GCCCAGTGGCTAATGATATGTTCCATTGGCAAGCTACAATTATGGGCCCTATAGATAGCCCATTTGCTGGAGGTGTGTTTCTTGTGTCAATTCACTTCCCTCCTGATTATCCTTTCAAACCACCCAAG GTTTCATTTCGTACAAAGGTTTTCCACCCTAACATCAACAGTAATGGAAGTATCTGCCTTGACATCCTCAAAGAGCAATGGAGCGCTGCTCTAACAATATCTAAG GTTTCATTCTGCACAAAGGTTTTCCACCCTAACATCAACAGTAATGGAAGTATCTACCTTGACATCCTCAAAGAGCAATGGAGTGTTACTCTTACAATATCCAAG GTTCTTCTATCTATATGCTCTTTGCTGACAGACCCCAACCAGATGATCCTCTAG
- the LOC114388907 gene encoding ubiquitin-conjugating enzyme E2-17 kDa-like isoform X3, with translation MALKRINMELKDLQKDPPASCSAGPVANDMFHWQATIMGPIDSPFAGGVFLVSIHFPPDYPFKPPKVSFRTKVFHPNINSNGSICLDILKEQWSAALTISKVLLSICSLLTDPNPNDPLVPEIAQMYKTNKAKYQATARSWTEKYAMG, from the exons ATGGCCTTGAAACGAATCAATATGGAATTGAAGGACCTGCAGAAAGACCCCCCTGCGTCCTGTAGTGCTG GCCCAGTGGCTAATGATATGTTCCATTGGCAAGCTACAATTATGGGCCCTATAGATAGCCCATTTGCTGGAGGTGTGTTTCTTGTGTCAATTCACTTCCCTCCTGATTATCCTTTCAAACCACCCAAG GTTTCATTTCGTACAAAGGTTTTCCACCCTAACATCAACAGTAATGGAAGTATCTGCCTTGACATCCTCAAAGAGCAATGGAGCGCTGCTCTAACAATATCTAAG GTTCTTCTATCTATATGCTCTTTGCTGACAGACCCTAACCCAAATGATCCTCTGGTGCCTGAGATTGCTCAAATGTACAAGACTAACAAAGCCAAGTATCAGGCCACTGCTCGATCATGGACTGAGAAATATGCCATGGGCTAA
- the LOC114388907 gene encoding ubiquitin-conjugating enzyme E2-17 kDa-like isoform X1, with amino-acid sequence MALKRINMELKDLQKDPPASCSAGMLFCSFWVSLCPVANDMFHWQATIMGPIDSPFAGGVFLVSIHFPPDYPFKPPKVSFRTKVFHPNINSNGSICLDILKEQWSAALTISKVLLSICSLLTDPNPNDPLVPEIAQMYKTNKAKYQATARSWTEKYAMG; translated from the exons ATGGCCTTGAAACGAATCAATATGGAATTGAAGGACCTGCAGAAAGACCCCCCTGCGTCCTGTAGTGCTGGTatgcttttttgttctttttgggtctctcttt GCCCAGTGGCTAATGATATGTTCCATTGGCAAGCTACAATTATGGGCCCTATAGATAGCCCATTTGCTGGAGGTGTGTTTCTTGTGTCAATTCACTTCCCTCCTGATTATCCTTTCAAACCACCCAAG GTTTCATTTCGTACAAAGGTTTTCCACCCTAACATCAACAGTAATGGAAGTATCTGCCTTGACATCCTCAAAGAGCAATGGAGCGCTGCTCTAACAATATCTAAG GTTCTTCTATCTATATGCTCTTTGCTGACAGACCCTAACCCAAATGATCCTCTGGTGCCTGAGATTGCTCAAATGTACAAGACTAACAAAGCCAAGTATCAGGCCACTGCTCGATCATGGACTGAGAAATATGCCATGGGCTAA